A genomic segment from Ghiorsea bivora encodes:
- a CDS encoding O-antigen ligase family protein translates to MRNSLSIGKRGAGSVLAGVRHRAGAFLAICVFIIVLNIQGVLVRNTGVSFLNSIDELFLLILFLFLSVAYLYNGTFHISLEKHFKYFLLFLFISVASVFLNSNNVLYGVFGFIEVTKGYMAYVIGRHLLLSHKKIILLEKLVLGLILLHIFVGFLQELLGGSLLNFFIDRVDVRYGITRVSGLFTSVNVYADYMVFFLALILGYRIVGVKISRKKFFALIGIGVVGIVLTVSRQAIAGLMIAVMLSALHIYGVSLFVKLKKLLVFFVIMIVIIFAGITSNAGNKQYTVIPEGEYLRYYATFKSLEILSDHPFVGVGGGYFGGSTARIFNNSKIYDEYDFKFGGFSFEEMATIDTLWPQIWAEYGSLGLLFYLFIFLSILRYNKKCFHVAPRGVRAYCWALHVIVIYLLVTSFAGPKLTNPVIACFFMLQIGLVQAFIKNKILLQIEVNTIRYVSMKHQQKGFLESESPIRRIKYE, encoded by the coding sequence ATGCGTAATAGTCTTTCGATAGGTAAGAGAGGGGCAGGCTCTGTTTTAGCAGGTGTAAGGCACAGGGCTGGTGCATTCTTAGCGATTTGTGTATTTATTATAGTATTAAATATCCAGGGTGTTTTGGTTAGAAATACAGGTGTTTCATTTCTTAACAGTATAGATGAACTTTTTTTACTGATTTTGTTTTTGTTTTTGAGCGTTGCTTACTTATATAATGGAACATTCCACATATCTCTTGAAAAGCACTTTAAATATTTTTTGCTGTTTTTATTTATATCCGTTGCGTCAGTTTTTTTAAATTCTAATAATGTACTTTATGGTGTTTTTGGATTTATCGAAGTTACAAAAGGATATATGGCTTATGTAATAGGAAGGCACCTTTTGCTAAGCCATAAAAAAATAATTTTGTTAGAAAAACTTGTTTTAGGCCTTATTTTGCTCCATATCTTTGTTGGCTTCCTTCAAGAGTTGCTTGGTGGCTCCTTATTAAATTTTTTTATAGACCGGGTGGATGTACGTTATGGTATAACGAGGGTATCGGGCCTATTTACATCTGTAAATGTTTATGCTGATTACATGGTCTTCTTTTTAGCATTAATTCTTGGTTATAGGATTGTAGGGGTTAAAATTTCACGCAAGAAGTTTTTTGCTCTTATAGGTATCGGCGTGGTTGGAATAGTATTGACCGTATCTAGACAGGCAATAGCTGGCTTGATGATTGCTGTGATGCTATCAGCACTTCATATCTATGGTGTTTCTTTATTTGTAAAGTTAAAGAAATTGCTAGTTTTTTTTGTAATCATGATTGTAATTATTTTTGCAGGTATTACTTCAAATGCTGGCAACAAACAATACACGGTTATACCCGAGGGTGAATACCTTAGGTACTATGCCACCTTTAAATCATTAGAAATATTAAGTGATCATCCTTTTGTAGGTGTGGGTGGGGGCTACTTTGGTGGTTCAACGGCACGTATTTTTAATAATAGTAAAATATATGATGAGTATGATTTTAAATTCGGTGGTTTTTCTTTTGAGGAAATGGCAACGATTGATACATTATGGCCACAAATTTGGGCTGAGTATGGTTCTTTAGGGCTTCTGTTCTATCTCTTTATTTTCTTGTCAATTTTAAGGTATAATAAAAAATGTTTTCATGTGGCGCCACGAGGTGTCAGAGCATATTGTTGGGCACTACATGTCATTGTGATTTATTTATTGGTAACCTCATTTGCTGGACCAAAGCTAACAAACCCCGTGATAGCTTGTTTCTTTATGCTACAGATAGGGCTAGTCCAAGCCTTTATTAAAAATAAAATTTTACTCCAAATTGAGGTCAACACTATACGCTATGTTTCAATGAAACATCAACAGAAAGGATTTCTTGAAAGCGAGTCTCCAATAAGGAGAATAAAATATGAGTGA
- a CDS encoding sulfotransferase family protein, protein MNKIKNSRNINQTLIKAKLPLVMVTYADRVIQLLNLWRFRYPLACRIKREVSEPFFIIGCGRSGNTLLRSMLCAGEQVSIPPESYVWPRIIRLFKAYSHLPWDRLSALIIGEFEAYKEFYTWDINLALAHRKVRSLPVQERSLSSIIDVVYQEYNLQKGDGYVRWGEKTPINTIHIGKVFNVFPKAQFVHIVRDPRDVVCSYVSAGLYDSYKDAAKFWKASVCNALSLSRKIPAEQFLQVRYEDLVREPEPNLSCICSFLGIKYSPAMNEFYKASDKLGDVGTHNHHDNISKPLTTSSIGKYTSILSPDEVLTVEQVVGKEMLKYFKYA, encoded by the coding sequence TTGAATAAAATAAAAAATAGCCGAAATATAAATCAAACCTTAATAAAAGCTAAGTTACCTTTAGTGATGGTTACATATGCTGATAGAGTAATACAGCTATTGAACCTATGGCGCTTTAGATACCCTCTTGCCTGCAGGATAAAACGAGAAGTCAGCGAACCTTTTTTTATCATAGGTTGTGGTCGCTCTGGGAACACCCTTCTTCGATCCATGCTTTGTGCGGGCGAACAGGTCTCAATTCCTCCAGAATCATATGTTTGGCCCAGAATTATTCGCTTGTTTAAAGCATACTCCCATTTGCCGTGGGACAGGTTGTCAGCTCTAATTATCGGTGAGTTTGAAGCATATAAAGAGTTTTATACGTGGGATATAAACCTTGCTTTGGCTCATAGAAAAGTGAGGTCTTTACCTGTCCAAGAAAGAAGCTTATCGTCAATTATTGATGTTGTTTATCAAGAGTACAATCTCCAGAAAGGAGATGGTTACGTTCGATGGGGAGAGAAAACACCAATTAATACAATTCATATCGGGAAGGTATTTAATGTTTTCCCCAAGGCGCAGTTTGTTCATATTGTACGAGACCCACGAGATGTGGTTTGCTCTTATGTGTCAGCGGGTCTTTATGACTCGTATAAAGATGCAGCGAAATTTTGGAAAGCATCGGTTTGCAATGCTCTTTCATTGTCTAGGAAAATACCAGCGGAACAGTTTCTTCAAGTCCGATATGAGGACTTGGTACGTGAGCCAGAGCCAAACCTTTCGTGTATATGTAGTTTTTTAGGGATAAAGTATAGCCCTGCGATGAATGAGTTTTATAAGGCGTCTGATAAACTTGGAGATGTTGGCACGCATAATCATCACGATAATATTTCAAAGCCGCTTACCACATCTTCAATTGGAAAGTACACAAGTATTTTGTCCCCTGATGAGGTATTGACTGTTGAACAAGTGGTAGGAAAAGAAATGCTTAAATACTTTAAGTATGCGTAA
- a CDS encoding acyltransferase gives MNFYKSSYIPLVDEVAYFLYRRAIKFHNLLIRRNVKGISSKARIGSLCTIEKNVFIAQGTYLGEYCQLFAGVNSKIVIGEYCAIGNNVKIKARTHDFKKYTPDENGPNIRKEEDILIGNHVWLGDNVFIREGIHIGDGAVVAANSVVTKNIGYNEIWGGVPAKKIRDIT, from the coding sequence GTGAATTTTTATAAGTCTAGCTATATCCCTTTGGTCGATGAGGTGGCATACTTTTTGTACCGACGGGCTATAAAATTTCACAACTTGCTTATACGAAGAAACGTTAAAGGTATTAGTTCAAAAGCAAGAATTGGTTCGTTGTGTACCATTGAGAAGAATGTATTTATTGCTCAGGGGACATACCTTGGCGAGTACTGCCAACTTTTTGCAGGTGTAAATTCAAAGATAGTGATTGGTGAATATTGCGCAATTGGAAACAATGTTAAGATTAAGGCGCGTACGCATGATTTTAAGAAATATACTCCTGATGAAAATGGTCCCAACATTAGAAAAGAAGAAGATATTTTGATTGGGAACCATGTTTGGCTTGGTGATAATGTATTTATCAGAGAGGGAATACATATTGGTGATGGTGCAGTTGTTGCTGCAAACTCAGTTGTGACAAAAAACATTGGTTATAATGAAATTTGGGGCGGCGTACCCGCTAAAAAGATACGAGATATAACATGA
- a CDS encoding flippase, with translation MKDILKGSALIFIFKVLGAASLFGVHLIIARHYGASSLGVFNLVLALITFGTVFSRLGLDMYVLRVIPEIENDKILAAGFIQQVFKLLFVGSIASMFFLMLASSLLDQYIFKSFDAKNYIFALALLMVPFTFFNVIPEIFRGFQDLKVYSLYRNVSQNLLLLITLAGFIYLLGNKPDPVWVLYMVLVGITFVMTFHLYRFLSHKHVNIFRVASYDRKILKYSYPMLFTTSMMFLMGNVDSFMISYYLDETQVGIYAACLKLSLLGTFVLASINGFIAPKISKAYVKQDTFEIKRIYYSSVKIILMAAIPLSLLLIIFSDFFLGLFGEEFSLAYIVLWIVSGTFVVSSAFGPIGYLLNLTDSQELVAKVISISLLVNMILNAVLIPLLGLIGAGVATLTSTLLWNGSLFYYARVHGVLR, from the coding sequence ATGAAAGATATTTTAAAAGGCTCTGCACTTATCTTTATTTTCAAGGTATTGGGGGCAGCCTCACTTTTTGGTGTGCATTTAATCATTGCTAGGCATTATGGTGCTTCAAGCCTAGGTGTATTTAATCTGGTATTGGCACTGATTACCTTTGGGACAGTGTTTTCGAGACTGGGTTTGGATATGTATGTGCTGAGGGTTATCCCAGAAATTGAAAATGATAAGATATTGGCTGCGGGGTTTATTCAACAAGTATTCAAGCTTTTGTTTGTTGGGTCTATTGCATCCATGTTTTTCCTCATGCTGGCTTCGTCATTATTAGACCAATATATTTTTAAAAGTTTCGATGCAAAGAACTATATTTTTGCATTGGCTCTGTTGATGGTTCCGTTTACATTTTTTAATGTTATTCCTGAAATATTTAGAGGGTTTCAAGATTTGAAGGTTTATTCCTTGTATAGGAATGTTTCACAGAATTTACTTTTATTAATTACATTGGCAGGCTTTATATATTTATTGGGTAATAAGCCCGACCCCGTATGGGTTCTTTACATGGTCTTGGTCGGTATTACGTTTGTTATGACGTTCCACTTATACAGATTCCTGAGCCATAAACATGTGAATATTTTTAGAGTAGCTTCATACGATAGAAAAATATTAAAGTATTCGTATCCTATGTTATTTACAACATCAATGATGTTTTTAATGGGGAATGTGGATAGTTTTATGATTAGTTATTACCTTGATGAAACGCAAGTAGGGATATATGCAGCATGTTTAAAGCTCTCTCTGCTTGGGACATTTGTACTGGCTTCAATCAATGGCTTTATTGCGCCCAAAATATCGAAGGCGTATGTCAAACAAGACACTTTTGAAATTAAACGGATATACTATAGTTCAGTTAAAATAATACTGATGGCTGCTATTCCATTGTCTTTACTTCTCATTATATTTTCTGATTTTTTTTTAGGGCTATTTGGAGAAGAGTTTTCTTTGGCATACATTGTATTATGGATAGTGAGTGGAACCTTTGTTGTGTCTAGTGCTTTTGGTCCAATAGGTTATTTATTGAACCTGACAGATTCGCAAGAACTTGTTGCGAAAGTCATATCAATTTCTCTATTAGTTAATATGATTCTAAATGCAGTACTGATTCCGTTGCTTGGTTTAATAGGAGCTGGAGTGGCTACTTTGACTTCGACACTTTTATGGAATGGTAGTCTATTTTACTATGCGCGAGTACATGGAGTTTTGAGGTGA
- the wecC gene encoding UDP-N-acetyl-D-mannosamine dehydrogenase has translation MNNKVTTVTMIGLGYIGLPTAALLANRGYRVHGVDVDKHAVDIINQGKIHIVEPELDTFVHSAVNSGKLTANMVPAEADVFMIAVPTPFHHDKMNEMTNSPIPNIDYVISATKAIAPYIRKGNLILLESTSPVGTTDKMAQVLQNEGVDINEVYIAHSPERVLPGHIMRELVENDRVVGGINDESTKVAAEFYRTFVEGTVLETNAKTAEMAKLTENSFRDVNIAFANELSMLCDDLDIDTRELIALANRHPRVNVLNPGCGVGGHCISVDPWFIVDKANGKAKMIEQARRTNDYKADWVIEKVKNAALVFEAKNNKKPVVACMGLAFKPDIDDLRESPALYITKGLIQEGLDVLAVEPNIENHKDLDITAPNLAVEKADIIVCLVAHKGFDDFDVLTKEVFDFCGVLKS, from the coding sequence GTGAACAATAAAGTAACTACAGTAACAATGATTGGGTTGGGTTATATTGGTCTTCCAACAGCGGCGTTATTAGCCAACAGGGGCTATCGGGTGCATGGTGTAGATGTTGATAAACATGCAGTTGATATTATTAACCAGGGAAAGATTCATATTGTTGAGCCAGAATTGGATACATTTGTTCATTCTGCTGTGAACTCTGGAAAATTAACTGCCAATATGGTGCCTGCTGAAGCAGATGTCTTTATGATTGCAGTACCAACACCATTTCATCATGATAAAATGAATGAAATGACAAACTCACCCATTCCTAATATCGACTACGTCATTTCAGCTACAAAGGCGATAGCACCATATATTCGTAAAGGAAACCTGATTCTTTTGGAATCAACTTCACCTGTCGGAACAACGGATAAAATGGCTCAAGTCCTTCAAAATGAAGGTGTGGATATTAATGAAGTCTATATTGCACACTCCCCCGAGCGTGTGTTGCCAGGGCATATTATGCGCGAACTGGTTGAAAATGACCGTGTGGTTGGTGGAATAAATGATGAGTCGACAAAGGTTGCTGCTGAATTTTACAGAACCTTTGTGGAAGGTACTGTTTTAGAAACCAATGCGAAAACTGCTGAAATGGCGAAGCTTACAGAAAACTCATTTAGAGATGTAAATATTGCTTTTGCTAACGAATTATCCATGTTATGTGATGATTTGGATATTGATACGCGGGAATTGATTGCATTAGCTAATAGGCATCCAAGGGTAAATGTTTTAAACCCTGGTTGTGGGGTGGGTGGGCATTGTATATCCGTTGATCCTTGGTTTATTGTCGATAAGGCGAACGGCAAAGCCAAAATGATTGAGCAAGCCAGAAGAACCAATGATTATAAAGCAGATTGGGTTATTGAGAAGGTTAAAAATGCAGCCTTGGTGTTTGAAGCTAAGAATAACAAGAAACCTGTTGTTGCATGTATGGGTCTTGCATTCAAACCTGATATTGATGATTTGAGGGAGTCACCTGCGCTTTATATTACCAAAGGTTTAATCCAAGAAGGGTTGGATGTTTTAGCTGTAGAACCGAATATTGAAAACCATAAAGATTTGGATATTACAGCTCCTAATTTAGCAGTAGAAAAGGCGGATATTATTGTGTGTTTGGTTGCACATAAAGGTTTTGATGATTTTGATGTGCTGACTAAAGAAGTATTTGATTTTTGTGGTGTTTTGAAGAGCTAA
- the wecB gene encoding non-hydrolyzing UDP-N-acetylglucosamine 2-epimerase → MRKILAVFGTRPEAIKMAPVINLLAAHQAIEVKVCVTAQHREMLDQVLNLFKIVPEYDLNLMKSGQDLTDITNRVLVGMRDVLSEWRPDFVVVHGDTSTAMAASLAAFYAKVPVAHVEAGLRTNDIYSPWPEEMNRRLVGRLATIHFAPTQVAKENLLSEGCSESSIVVTGNTVIDALLNVVQRLDADSYLNANIGKHFSFLQKQKRMILVTGHRRENFGMGFESICHALLEIAKHDNVEIVYPVHLNPNVQEPVKRIIGDCSNIHLIEPQDYLPFVWLMKESYLILTDSGGIQEEAPSLGKPVLVMRDTTERPEAVDAGTVRLVGTNQEKIVSEVFRLLDNQEAYKQMSKSHNPYGDGMAARKICEVLSREQ, encoded by the coding sequence ATGAGAAAGATACTTGCAGTTTTTGGAACACGACCTGAAGCAATAAAAATGGCACCTGTGATTAACCTTCTTGCCGCTCACCAAGCCATTGAAGTTAAGGTTTGTGTTACAGCACAGCACAGAGAGATGTTAGATCAGGTACTTAATCTTTTTAAAATCGTACCCGAATATGATTTAAACTTAATGAAGTCAGGGCAAGACCTTACCGATATCACCAACCGTGTTCTGGTTGGTATGCGTGATGTGTTGAGCGAGTGGAGGCCCGACTTTGTTGTTGTTCACGGTGATACTTCGACAGCAATGGCAGCCAGCTTAGCCGCGTTTTATGCGAAAGTTCCCGTTGCACATGTAGAGGCTGGACTTAGGACGAATGACATTTATTCACCTTGGCCCGAAGAAATGAACAGACGGCTGGTGGGCAGGCTTGCAACAATACATTTTGCACCAACACAAGTAGCTAAAGAAAACCTCTTGTCGGAAGGTTGCTCTGAATCCTCTATTGTGGTTACCGGGAACACAGTTATTGATGCTTTACTTAATGTGGTTCAAAGGCTTGATGCAGATTCATACCTTAATGCTAATATTGGTAAGCATTTTTCCTTTTTACAAAAACAGAAAAGGATGATTTTAGTTACGGGTCATAGAAGAGAAAATTTCGGGATGGGTTTTGAGAGTATTTGTCATGCTTTGTTAGAAATAGCGAAGCATGACAATGTGGAAATTGTATACCCTGTACATTTGAACCCCAATGTGCAAGAACCTGTGAAACGTATTATTGGTGATTGTTCAAATATTCACTTGATTGAACCTCAGGACTACTTGCCATTTGTGTGGCTGATGAAGGAGTCATATCTTATTTTGACAGACTCTGGCGGCATTCAAGAAGAGGCACCATCGCTTGGCAAACCTGTTTTGGTGATGAGGGATACAACAGAGCGCCCAGAAGCAGTCGATGCTGGCACGGTTCGACTTGTGGGAACAAACCAAGAAAAAATCGTGTCAGAAGTCTTTAGGCTTTTAGACAATCAGGAAGCATATAAACAAATGAGTAAGTCCCACAACCCTTATGGTGACGGGATGGCTGCTAGGAAAATTTGTGAGGTTTTAAGTCGTGAACAATAA
- a CDS encoding nucleotidyltransferase domain-containing protein, whose protein sequence is MRLTAFQVSQIQQKVPMFFGEGSHVWLFGSRVDDGQRGGDIDLYIEPKIQDATALVDAKLKFLLEMHRVLGEQKIDVVLNRRKHDAGLPIYQIAKETGEMLL, encoded by the coding sequence ATGCGCTTAACTGCATTTCAAGTTTCGCAGATTCAGCAAAAGGTGCCTATGTTTTTCGGGGAAGGTTCGCATGTGTGGCTTTTTGGTTCTCGGGTTGATGATGGACAAAGGGGTGGCGATATTGATTTGTATATTGAGCCGAAGATACAGGATGCTACTGCACTTGTTGATGCCAAGTTAAAGTTTCTGCTTGAAATGCACAGGGTGTTGGGCGAACAAAAGATTGATGTTGTGTTGAATAGGCGTAAGCATGATGCGGGTTTACCCATATATCAGATTGCGAAAGAAACAGGGGAAATGTTGTTGTGA
- the hepT gene encoding type VII toxin-antitoxin system HepT family RNase toxin, protein MDRLVVEEKLESLRKCLLRIEEKCPQDVAQLMNDVDLQDIITLNLTRAVQLSVDIAAHWIASLEEISAPNTMGGMFDALAQHGHLDEKLAERMRKSVGFRNVAVHQYEAIDWQVMYAICQYHLGDFTQFAKVAYAALQKNNDR, encoded by the coding sequence ATGGATAGGTTAGTTGTTGAAGAAAAGCTAGAGTCTTTACGCAAGTGTTTATTGAGAATTGAGGAGAAATGTCCACAGGATGTTGCTCAGTTGATGAATGATGTAGACCTACAAGATATTATCACATTGAATTTGACGCGAGCAGTGCAGTTAAGTGTTGATATTGCAGCGCATTGGATTGCAAGTTTGGAAGAAATATCAGCACCGAATACCATGGGTGGCATGTTTGATGCGTTGGCACAACATGGTCATTTGGATGAAAAGCTTGCTGAGCGTATGCGGAAATCTGTTGGCTTTCGGAATGTTGCCGTGCATCAATATGAGGCAATAGATTGGCAGGTGATGTATGCTATTTGCCAATACCATTTGGGTGACTTCACACAGTTTGCCAAGGTCGCTTATGCTGCTTTGCAGAAAAATAATGATCGTTAG
- the mntA gene encoding type VII toxin-antitoxin system MntA family adenylyltransferase antitoxin — protein sequence MTQHVAQQTYKPLLQYLQQHPEIQQAILFGSLARGQAHAESDVDLAVALDHVLDVDEKIRMVEDIALVMGRAVDLVDLKVVGEPLLGQIVLHGKQLVGNATMFGNLLSQHVFEQADFMPYRQRILDARRAAWIG from the coding sequence ATGACGCAGCATGTTGCACAGCAAACATACAAGCCATTGCTGCAATATTTGCAACAACATCCCGAAATTCAGCAAGCTATTCTTTTTGGCTCATTGGCTCGTGGGCAAGCACATGCAGAGAGTGATGTTGACTTGGCAGTTGCTTTGGATCATGTGTTGGATGTCGATGAAAAGATACGTATGGTTGAAGATATTGCGCTTGTGATGGGCCGCGCTGTAGATTTGGTTGATCTTAAGGTGGTTGGAGAGCCTTTGTTGGGGCAAATCGTGTTGCATGGAAAGCAGCTTGTTGGCAATGCGACGATGTTTGGCAATTTACTTAGCCAGCATGTTTTTGAACAAGCTGATTTTATGCCATATCGCCAGCGTATTTTGGATGCGCGGAGGGCTGCATGGATAGGTTAG
- a CDS encoding mannose-1-phosphate guanylyltransferase/mannose-6-phosphate isomerase, producing the protein MHKYQAVVLAGGSGTRLWPMSRQQLPKQFLKLTGEDSLLAATISRLSPKIKQGDVWVVTNEAHATGEAFSELDHLHTILEPCARDTAPAIALAAALLQKDGDDPVMLVLPADHIIQDIPAFHQALDQAIAAAEQGKLVTFGIVPEHPDTGFGYIQAEMSHADTALPVKRFTEKPDLKTAKTFLDEGGYFWNSGMFVWKASVILAELQKYQPKIDVVLQAMQQAWVEGEAWQEVVRHQFKDMPSISIDYAVLETSDNVVMVPVSMGWSDVGSWDAVFDIADKDEANNAVSGHVIAIDCEHSLLRSESRLIAAVGLRDIIAVETPDAILLCPKGESQRVREVVAALKHTSGTELLEHVTVKRPWGSYTVLENAEGYKMKRIVVEPGASLSLQRHQHRSEHWIVVSGTATVTRNDDVFTVAKNESTYIPIGEKHRLANKGKIPLQMIEVQVGEYLGEDDIERFDDIYGRE; encoded by the coding sequence GTGCATAAATACCAAGCTGTAGTGCTTGCAGGTGGTTCAGGTACACGTTTGTGGCCCATGTCTAGGCAGCAATTACCCAAGCAGTTTTTAAAGCTGACAGGTGAAGACTCATTGCTTGCAGCCACCATTTCACGGTTGTCGCCTAAAATTAAGCAAGGTGATGTATGGGTGGTGACCAATGAAGCTCATGCCACGGGTGAAGCATTCTCAGAATTGGATCATTTGCATACCATTCTTGAGCCTTGTGCAAGAGATACTGCACCTGCCATAGCCCTAGCTGCGGCTTTGTTGCAAAAAGATGGTGATGATCCCGTCATGTTGGTATTGCCAGCAGATCATATTATTCAAGATATCCCAGCCTTTCACCAAGCTTTAGATCAAGCTATTGCCGCTGCAGAGCAGGGTAAGTTGGTCACTTTTGGCATTGTGCCAGAGCATCCAGATACAGGTTTTGGCTATATCCAAGCTGAAATGTCGCATGCAGACACAGCTTTGCCAGTGAAACGGTTCACGGAAAAACCTGATTTGAAAACAGCTAAAACATTCTTGGATGAGGGCGGTTATTTTTGGAATTCAGGCATGTTTGTCTGGAAAGCATCGGTGATTTTAGCTGAGCTTCAAAAGTATCAGCCAAAGATTGATGTTGTATTGCAAGCCATGCAACAAGCTTGGGTTGAGGGTGAAGCTTGGCAAGAAGTGGTGCGGCATCAATTTAAGGATATGCCTTCGATTTCAATTGATTATGCCGTGTTAGAGACATCGGATAATGTGGTGATGGTGCCTGTATCCATGGGTTGGTCAGATGTGGGCAGCTGGGATGCAGTGTTTGATATTGCGGATAAGGATGAGGCAAACAATGCTGTGAGCGGGCATGTGATTGCGATTGATTGTGAGCATAGTTTGTTGCGCAGTGAATCGCGTTTGATTGCAGCAGTTGGGCTTAGAGACATCATTGCTGTGGAAACACCCGATGCCATTTTATTATGCCCCAAAGGTGAAAGTCAGCGGGTGAGAGAAGTGGTGGCAGCGCTTAAACATACAAGCGGCACAGAGCTTCTTGAGCATGTAACCGTCAAACGCCCTTGGGGCAGTTATACGGTATTGGAAAATGCTGAAGGTTATAAAATGAAGCGTATTGTGGTGGAGCCTGGTGCAAGTTTAAGTCTGCAGCGCCATCAGCATCGCTCTGAGCATTGGATTGTTGTCTCTGGTACCGCAACCGTCACGCGTAATGATGATGTGTTTACCGTAGCAAAAAATGAAAGTACCTATATCCCCATTGGTGAAAAACACAGGCTTGCCAATAAAGGAAAAATACCTTTGCAAATGATTGAAGTGCAAGTGGGGGAATATTTGGGTGAAGATGATATTGAGCGATTTGATGATATTTATGGGAGGGAATGA
- a CDS encoding Wzz/FepE/Etk N-terminal domain-containing protein has product MRKQNEQTNAESPILDPRMLQAMYGMPYEEDEIDLLEYWQLIWKKRVFIFASAFLAAILAAGISLTMPNIYRAETLLAPVGGEESQGGLSSMLGGLGGIASLAGVSLGGSSSMEENIAVLKSREFIWGFVKDEKLMPILFADDWDAEKKQWIAEDPEDQPSLWDAWRLLVEGGILAVNVDKDSGLVRLSIDWEDPELATVWVTKLVTRINAYLREQAILQSEQKLKYLNDALAETQIAENRQALFELISAEQKQTMLANTQKDYVFRVIDSAVVPDEKIKPKRSIIVLLTGFVVGFLAVVFVFIQEGLRKRKEEDCKEEEQTRA; this is encoded by the coding sequence ATGCGTAAACAAAATGAACAAACCAATGCTGAATCACCAATCTTAGATCCACGTATGCTGCAAGCCATGTATGGTATGCCCTATGAGGAAGATGAGATTGATTTATTAGAATATTGGCAGCTTATTTGGAAGAAACGTGTGTTTATTTTTGCATCGGCTTTCTTGGCTGCAATATTGGCAGCAGGTATTTCGTTGACCATGCCCAATATTTATAGAGCTGAAACATTGTTGGCACCTGTGGGTGGTGAAGAAAGCCAAGGTGGTTTATCCTCGATGTTGGGTGGTTTGGGCGGTATTGCTTCATTGGCGGGCGTATCCTTGGGCGGCAGTAGCTCCATGGAAGAAAATATTGCTGTATTAAAGTCGCGAGAGTTTATTTGGGGTTTTGTGAAAGATGAAAAGCTGATGCCCATTCTTTTTGCAGATGATTGGGATGCTGAAAAAAAACAATGGATAGCCGAAGACCCAGAAGACCAACCGTCGCTTTGGGATGCTTGGCGGCTTTTGGTGGAGGGCGGCATATTGGCAGTGAATGTCGATAAAGACTCGGGTTTGGTGAGATTATCGATAGACTGGGAAGACCCTGAATTGGCAACGGTATGGGTAACGAAGTTGGTGACACGCATCAATGCTTATTTGCGAGAGCAGGCCATTTTGCAAAGTGAACAAAAGTTGAAGTATTTGAATGATGCATTGGCTGAAACCCAAATTGCGGAAAATCGACAAGCTTTGTTTGAGTTAATTTCCGCTGAACAAAAACAAACCATGTTAGCCAATACACAAAAAGATTATGTGTTTCGGGTGATTGATTCCGCCGTGGTTCCCGATGAAAAAATCAAACCCAAACGTTCTATCATTGTGTTGCTCACAGGATTTGTGGTTGGGTTCCTGGCGGTTGTGTTTGTTTTTATTCAAGAGGGTTTAAGAAAACGCAAAGAAGAGGATTGCAAAGAAGAGGAGCAAACCCGTGCATAA